The Halorientalis sp. IM1011 genome window below encodes:
- a CDS encoding ATP-binding cassette domain-containing protein, which translates to MTGNERDDRAGDGANAQDPVLELRDIQKSYGGVTALSGVDLSVARGTIHALVGPNGSGKTTLLRVALGLTRPSSGTVDAPAEGIGPGFQRANVYRDLTVAENLDVFAALTGADDDAWRERLLSALRLDRVLDRRAGELSGGFEKKLDLALALLNRPPVVCLDEPMGDLDDVSKANLLDLLGDYRDAGHAVVVSTHRLGAFADVIDHLTVLHDGAVLLDERRRDIDLGDHDSIQDLYVARTLAAERSPAEGI; encoded by the coding sequence ATGACCGGGAACGAACGCGATGATCGTGCAGGCGACGGTGCAAATGCCCAGGACCCGGTTCTGGAACTCCGGGACATACAGAAATCCTACGGCGGCGTGACGGCACTTTCGGGCGTGGACCTGTCTGTCGCGCGGGGGACCATCCACGCGCTGGTCGGTCCGAACGGCTCCGGGAAGACCACACTCCTTCGGGTCGCGCTGGGACTGACCCGACCGTCGAGCGGGACGGTCGACGCACCCGCCGAGGGGATCGGCCCGGGGTTCCAGCGGGCCAACGTCTACCGCGATTTGACTGTGGCGGAGAACCTGGACGTGTTCGCGGCGCTGACCGGCGCGGACGACGACGCCTGGCGCGAGAGACTCCTCTCGGCGCTCCGCCTCGACCGCGTCCTCGACCGGCGGGCCGGTGAGCTCTCGGGCGGGTTCGAGAAGAAACTCGACCTCGCGCTGGCCTTGCTGAACCGCCCGCCGGTGGTCTGTCTCGACGAACCGATGGGGGACTTAGACGACGTCTCGAAGGCGAACCTGCTCGATCTGCTGGGCGACTACCGCGACGCGGGCCACGCCGTCGTGGTCTCGACCCACCGTCTCGGCGCGTTCGCGGACGTTATCGACCACCTCACCGTCCTCCACGACGGCGCGGTCCTGCTCGACGAGCGCCGGCGTGACATCGACCTCGGCGACCACGACTCCATACAGGACCTCTACGTGGCTCGCACCCTCGCCGCGGAACGGAGTCCCGCCGAGGGTATTTAA
- a CDS encoding DUF5797 family protein — protein MTLSEEARERLADVVALQPTKNAELQDRWDLDSGSEVHGYLEDELKEYYYRDENSLICATEDAAALVGVDDPEGERVLRVPPLQAAVIEVLAGPEERSQSVVSVLHDLRDTGRDPEIDDVRSALRSLSDKGIAERIRRTVPTFRLAMAREEFTVEELD, from the coding sequence ATGACGCTTTCGGAGGAGGCCCGCGAGCGACTCGCGGACGTCGTCGCGCTCCAGCCGACGAAAAACGCCGAACTCCAGGATCGGTGGGACCTGGACAGCGGCAGCGAGGTCCACGGGTACCTCGAAGACGAACTGAAAGAGTACTACTACCGCGACGAGAACAGCCTCATCTGCGCCACCGAGGACGCCGCCGCGCTCGTCGGTGTCGACGACCCCGAGGGCGAGCGGGTCCTCCGCGTCCCGCCCCTCCAGGCGGCCGTGATCGAGGTGCTGGCCGGCCCCGAGGAGCGCTCACAGAGCGTCGTGTCCGTCCTGCACGATCTCAGGGATACCGGCCGCGACCCCGAGATCGACGACGTTCGGTCCGCGCTCCGGAGTCTCTCCGATAAGGGTATCGCCGAGCGGATCCGGCGGACCGTCCCCACCTTCCGGCTGGCGATGGCTCGCGAAGAGTTCACCGTCGAAGAACTCGACTGA
- a CDS encoding geranylgeranyl reductase family protein — MATQEADTGDSTAGGGTRSYDIVVVGAGTAGCYAAATAAREGLDVVIVERKSEQEAGHIACGDALKGADNFPDSIPKSQIEPAFTNTVVDHGRFEIPSEDAVLDIPVPGELAVIDRWEYGRLLIEGAEKAGVEFHYDTVVQDVNQTADGRVTGVDAVRQGEPITYEADVTIDAAGALSILQDNADLSDATFDTNVNYSQFSSGYREIIEVDEPVDWSDALVFKPTKRASGYLWYFPRTSTEINVGLGFQMNEEPMQLVEDLKEDVRNRPEFENARVTDKLGAALPTRRPYDSAVAPGFLAVGDAAGHVNPTTGGGIAGAAYAGQYAAEEAIDALGTGDLGEGALWEYNRRIMDHFGGRYAALDVYNIFTMAYDLDDLMALLAAMPGEQLAEALYEGSTDISLPLKVKTAIKTFGHWKTIYDLYQTKNLADRLLDHYGSYPTSPDGFESWRADRDAVMDEIYETTGAEPKY, encoded by the coding sequence ATGGCTACACAGGAGGCCGACACCGGTGATTCGACCGCCGGTGGCGGGACCCGGTCGTACGACATCGTCGTCGTGGGGGCGGGGACGGCAGGGTGTTACGCGGCCGCGACCGCCGCACGCGAAGGACTCGACGTCGTCATCGTCGAGCGCAAGTCCGAGCAGGAGGCCGGACACATCGCCTGCGGGGACGCGCTGAAGGGCGCCGACAACTTCCCGGACAGCATCCCCAAATCGCAGATCGAACCGGCCTTCACGAACACCGTCGTGGATCACGGGCGCTTCGAGATTCCCTCCGAGGACGCGGTGCTCGACATCCCGGTCCCGGGCGAACTCGCCGTCATCGACCGCTGGGAGTACGGCCGCCTGCTGATCGAGGGCGCGGAGAAAGCCGGCGTCGAGTTCCACTACGACACGGTCGTCCAGGACGTGAACCAGACCGCGGACGGTCGCGTGACCGGCGTCGACGCCGTGCGGCAGGGCGAACCGATCACCTACGAGGCCGACGTGACCATCGACGCCGCGGGCGCGCTGTCGATCCTGCAGGACAACGCCGACCTCTCGGATGCGACCTTCGACACCAACGTCAACTACTCGCAGTTCTCCTCGGGCTACCGGGAGATCATCGAGGTCGACGAGCCAGTGGACTGGTCCGACGCGCTGGTCTTCAAGCCGACCAAGCGGGCCTCGGGCTACCTCTGGTACTTCCCGCGGACTTCGACGGAGATCAACGTCGGCCTCGGCTTCCAGATGAACGAGGAGCCGATGCAACTGGTCGAGGACCTCAAGGAGGACGTGCGCAACCGGCCTGAGTTCGAGAACGCACGCGTCACGGACAAACTCGGCGCGGCGCTGCCGACCCGGCGGCCCTACGACTCGGCGGTCGCACCCGGCTTCCTCGCGGTCGGCGACGCCGCCGGCCACGTCAACCCGACGACCGGCGGCGGCATCGCCGGCGCGGCCTACGCCGGCCAGTACGCCGCAGAGGAGGCCATCGACGCCCTCGGCACTGGTGACCTCGGTGAGGGCGCACTCTGGGAGTACAACCGCCGGATCATGGACCACTTCGGCGGGCGCTACGCCGCGCTGGACGTGTACAACATCTTCACGATGGCCTACGATCTGGACGACCTGATGGCATTGCTGGCCGCGATGCCGGGCGAACAGCTCGCGGAAGCCCTCTACGAGGGGTCGACCGACATCAGCCTCCCCCTGAAGGTGAAGACGGCGATCAAGACCTTCGGCCACTGGAAGACGATCTACGACCTCTACCAGACGAAGAACCTGGCCGACCGCCTGCTCGACCACTACGGGAGCTACCCGACGTCCCCCGACGGGTTCGAGTCCTGGCGTGCCGACCGCGACGCCGTGATGGACGAGATCTACGAGACGACCGGCGCCGAACCGAAGTACTGA
- a CDS encoding amidohydrolase, translated as MHHVDRDRLVSLRREFHRHPEPAWREFRTTARVIDELEAIGVDDLLVGPEVLDADARMGVPDPDELTAWRDRAREAGVDPDLLDRLDGGHTGAIAVLDGERDGPTIALRVDIDGLPLVESDDPGHVPAAEGFRSETGAMHACGHDAHATIGLGVLDALSDRDFAGRLKVLFQPAEEVVGGAAPMAESGHLDDVDYLLALHIGLDHPTGEVVAGVEGFLAVSQFRADFAGESAHAGGHPSEGRNAVQAMAAAVQNLYSIPRNEAGATRVNAGDVGGGTASNIIPEQAYIEGEVRGETTDLMEYMRERADRVMDNAAAMHDCEVEIETAGQAPSAESDPELVDVVEVVAGRTDGVETVLRHDDLGGSEDATYLMRRVQDHGGNAAFVCVGTDHPGGHHTDTFDVDEDSLPVGVAVLADTITHLGREAP; from the coding sequence ATGCACCACGTCGACCGCGACCGCCTCGTCTCCCTGCGCCGCGAGTTCCACCGCCACCCGGAACCCGCCTGGCGGGAGTTCCGGACCACCGCCCGCGTGATCGACGAACTCGAAGCCATCGGCGTCGACGACCTGCTGGTCGGCCCCGAGGTACTCGACGCCGACGCCCGGATGGGCGTGCCCGACCCCGACGAACTGACCGCGTGGCGCGACCGCGCCCGCGAGGCCGGGGTCGATCCCGACCTGCTCGACCGCCTCGACGGCGGCCACACCGGCGCGATCGCCGTCCTCGACGGGGAGAGGGACGGTCCGACGATCGCCCTCCGGGTCGACATCGACGGCCTCCCGCTGGTCGAGTCCGACGACCCCGGCCACGTTCCCGCGGCCGAGGGATTTCGCTCCGAGACCGGCGCGATGCACGCCTGCGGGCACGACGCCCACGCGACCATCGGACTCGGCGTCCTCGACGCCCTCTCGGATCGTGATTTCGCCGGCCGGCTGAAAGTCCTCTTCCAGCCCGCCGAGGAGGTCGTCGGCGGCGCAGCCCCGATGGCCGAGAGCGGTCACCTCGACGACGTCGACTACCTGCTGGCGCTGCACATCGGTCTCGATCATCCCACCGGCGAGGTCGTCGCGGGGGTCGAGGGCTTCCTCGCGGTGAGTCAGTTCCGCGCGGACTTCGCCGGCGAGTCCGCGCACGCCGGCGGCCACCCGAGCGAGGGCCGCAACGCTGTGCAGGCGATGGCGGCCGCTGTGCAGAACCTCTATTCGATCCCCCGGAACGAGGCCGGCGCGACGCGGGTCAACGCCGGTGACGTGGGTGGCGGCACTGCCTCGAACATCATCCCCGAACAGGCGTACATCGAGGGCGAGGTCCGCGGGGAGACGACCGACCTGATGGAGTACATGCGCGAGCGTGCCGACCGCGTCATGGACAATGCCGCAGCCATGCACGACTGCGAGGTCGAGATCGAAACCGCGGGACAGGCCCCAAGCGCCGAGAGCGACCCGGAACTGGTCGACGTGGTCGAAGTCGTCGCCGGGCGGACCGACGGCGTCGAGACGGTCCTGCGCCACGACGACCTCGGCGGCAGCGAGGACGCGACCTACCTGATGCGACGCGTGCAGGACCACGGCGGCAACGCCGCCTTCGTCTGCGTCGGCACCGACCACCCCGGCGGTCACCACACAGACACGTTCGACGTGGACGAGGACTCCCTGCCCGTCGGTGTCGCGGTGCTCGCAGACACCATCACACACCTCGGACGCGAGGCTCCCTGA
- a CDS encoding bis(5'-nucleosyl)-tetraphosphatase, protein MIEATSAGAILFRDTRGRREYLLLKSRPGDWEFPKGGVEGEEELQQTAIREVKEEAGIADFRLLDGFREDYDYVFEANGNTIHKTVHLFIAKSFEASAELSNEHRDMQWRDYEQAVNTVTQDGPREILEQAHEFLNEETEF, encoded by the coding sequence ATGATAGAGGCCACGAGCGCGGGAGCCATCCTCTTTCGCGATACGCGTGGCCGCAGGGAGTACCTCCTGCTCAAGAGCCGCCCCGGCGACTGGGAGTTTCCCAAGGGCGGCGTCGAGGGCGAGGAAGAACTCCAGCAGACTGCGATTCGCGAAGTGAAAGAGGAGGCCGGAATCGCTGATTTCCGGCTCTTGGACGGCTTCCGGGAAGATTACGACTACGTGTTCGAGGCGAACGGGAACACGATTCACAAGACCGTGCACCTGTTCATCGCCAAATCGTTCGAGGCGAGCGCAGAGCTGTCGAACGAACACCGCGACATGCAGTGGCGCGACTACGAACAGGCGGTAAACACCGTCACGCAGGACGGCCCCCGCGAGATACTGGAACAGGCCCACGAGTTTCTGAACGAGGAAACCGAGTTCTGA
- a CDS encoding uS10/mL48 family ribosomal protein, with translation MPFVTKLTLESGDRHRLEDVVTTIKETAARKGVELKGPHPHPPEELRVPQCKRLVDDGDRFQPWNYTVYTRTIEIVGHDGFARSVAERDFPDGVHVSAEIEQRRQTT, from the coding sequence ATGCCGTTCGTCACGAAGCTCACGCTCGAAAGCGGCGATCGCCACCGCCTCGAGGACGTGGTCACCACGATCAAGGAGACCGCCGCGCGCAAGGGCGTCGAACTGAAGGGTCCCCACCCGCACCCGCCCGAGGAGTTGCGCGTCCCCCAGTGCAAACGCCTCGTCGACGACGGCGACCGCTTCCAGCCCTGGAACTACACCGTCTACACCCGGACCATCGAGATCGTCGGCCACGACGGGTTCGCCCGCTCCGTTGCCGAACGGGACTTCCCCGACGGCGTCCACGTCTCCGCCGAGATCGAGCAGCGCCGCCAGACGACCTGA
- a CDS encoding DUF5787 family protein: MSSEPEFVFELRVCQWAERFWPPGGERRDDTAVLVARQLGTKYRRWDTIVVEADRSALRERAAFGAEELNSDLLGVVRHAPAEWAWYRDTLPEPSYPWRYVREAVHEAGDRDLIETRRGANGRIELRRHQPYPEWVDRIVAIENKPDLDRAAARNLAPQLERDVALGLADEVWVATAREGGTVEPALLEDLPVEAGILTVDPTANATAGEAAVDVAWHPRTLAPADPGTRITERPTGSGRDASAARFEYADPEWKAGKRREIAERAYGRGWRAYADTMRPDCRHFRLRTETGDALPWCAAKGCHPTAGECSGSCPDFAPEPPSWRQRDWPIDGGPGKAIKRLLDAQRRRRRPGL, from the coding sequence GTGTCGAGCGAACCCGAGTTCGTCTTCGAGTTACGGGTCTGCCAGTGGGCCGAGCGCTTCTGGCCCCCCGGCGGCGAGCGTCGCGACGACACCGCCGTCCTCGTCGCGCGCCAGCTCGGGACGAAGTACCGCCGCTGGGACACCATCGTCGTCGAGGCCGATCGGTCGGCGCTCCGAGAACGGGCCGCGTTCGGGGCCGAAGAACTGAACTCCGACCTGCTTGGCGTCGTCCGGCACGCTCCCGCCGAGTGGGCCTGGTACCGCGACACCCTCCCCGAGCCGAGCTACCCCTGGCGGTACGTCCGCGAGGCGGTCCACGAAGCTGGCGACCGCGACCTGATCGAGACGCGACGGGGCGCGAACGGCCGGATCGAGTTGCGACGCCACCAGCCCTACCCCGAGTGGGTCGACCGGATCGTCGCCATCGAGAACAAGCCCGACCTCGACCGCGCGGCGGCGCGGAATCTGGCCCCCCAGCTCGAACGCGACGTGGCGCTGGGGCTGGCCGACGAGGTGTGGGTGGCCACGGCCCGCGAGGGTGGCACCGTCGAACCGGCACTGCTGGAGGACCTGCCCGTCGAGGCCGGCATCCTGACGGTCGATCCCACGGCCAACGCCACGGCGGGCGAGGCGGCGGTCGACGTGGCCTGGCACCCCCGGACGCTCGCGCCAGCGGACCCGGGGACCCGAATCACCGAGCGCCCGACGGGGAGCGGTCGGGACGCCTCGGCCGCTCGCTTCGAGTACGCCGACCCCGAGTGGAAGGCCGGCAAGCGCCGCGAGATCGCCGAGCGAGCCTACGGACGGGGCTGGCGGGCCTACGCGGACACGATGCGCCCGGACTGCCGACACTTCCGGCTCCGCACCGAGACGGGCGATGCGCTCCCGTGGTGTGCGGCGAAGGGGTGTCACCCGACCGCCGGCGAGTGTTCGGGGTCCTGCCCTGACTTCGCCCCGGAACCGCCGAGCTGGCGACAGCGGGACTGGCCCATCGACGGCGGGCCCGGGAAGGCGATCAAGCGATTGCTCGACGCCCAGCGACGACGGCGACGGCCGGGACTGTAA
- a CDS encoding ABC transporter permease, which produces MTIPSLLKKELLWSRHRLVTLLFLLLLLPAFFAATTVAFGTVIPEDAPVAIVAEDESVTDDELAVVEGGLTVFSEPRRYESAAAARDALRREQVYAVLTVPPGLFDDQTANATFTLTVDGSVVPYEEPSKAIRSIASAYLNAQFDTDVTVEREVVGESHSLSEYLLPVFLLGIVALIAFTYLPYNLAREEAVLDRLLVESSLETVVATKIGYFAALVLVPTVAFGAVAAALDYSATLFAPGAIAVLLLTFVYLAAISTSIMLLTNFGTLGRFLNVAVLLAAVTFSSLIYPAGFFSPLRREVARWIPLHYSTIITRSLTLKDGSASLYGDYVLGLLGFTVLTLIVLKLSIVRYERTL; this is translated from the coding sequence ATGACGATCCCGTCACTTCTGAAGAAGGAACTGCTCTGGTCGCGTCACCGGCTGGTGACGCTACTCTTTTTGCTCCTGTTGCTGCCGGCCTTCTTCGCGGCGACGACGGTCGCGTTCGGAACCGTGATCCCCGAGGACGCGCCGGTCGCCATCGTCGCGGAGGACGAGTCGGTCACCGACGACGAACTCGCGGTCGTCGAGGGCGGCCTGACAGTCTTCTCCGAACCGCGCCGCTACGAGAGCGCCGCTGCCGCCCGGGACGCGCTCCGGCGCGAACAGGTGTACGCCGTGCTGACGGTTCCGCCCGGTCTGTTCGACGACCAAACAGCGAACGCCACGTTCACGCTGACCGTCGACGGGAGCGTGGTTCCCTACGAGGAACCCTCGAAGGCAATTCGATCGATCGCCAGCGCCTACCTGAACGCACAGTTCGACACCGACGTGACCGTCGAGCGCGAGGTCGTGGGGGAGAGTCACTCCCTCTCGGAGTATCTGCTCCCCGTCTTCCTGCTCGGGATCGTCGCGCTGATCGCCTTCACCTACCTCCCCTACAACCTCGCGCGGGAGGAAGCCGTGCTGGATCGGTTGCTCGTCGAGTCTTCGCTTGAGACCGTCGTCGCGACCAAGATCGGCTACTTCGCGGCGCTCGTGCTGGTCCCGACCGTCGCCTTCGGCGCAGTGGCCGCGGCGCTGGATTATTCGGCGACACTGTTCGCGCCCGGTGCCATCGCCGTCCTCCTGCTCACCTTCGTCTACCTGGCGGCGATCAGCACCTCGATCATGCTCCTCACGAACTTCGGGACGCTCGGTCGGTTCCTCAACGTCGCAGTCCTGCTCGCGGCCGTCACCTTCTCCAGCCTGATCTACCCGGCGGGTTTCTTCTCGCCGTTGCGCCGCGAGGTCGCCCGCTGGATCCCGCTGCACTACTCGACGATCATAACCCGGAGCCTGACGCTCAAAGACGGCTCGGCGTCGCTGTACGGCGACTACGTCCTCGGCCTGCTCGGATTCACTGTCCTGACGCTGATCGTGCTGAAACTGTCCATCGTGCGCTACGAACGAACGCTATGA
- a CDS encoding type IV pilin: MSPVIGVVLMVAITVLLAATAATFFLGIGQDNSNSTPQVATSFDYDQDTNAAGHRADRLKVSHDSGDTITAKNLDIVVSDAAKYDTGKATWTDLNNRFQWNDFDGVDSDDQISGGDSVTLNATDKPLDHSNIKGLNLDGATVKLVWDDPGSSSTFTLNTWQD, from the coding sequence GTGTCACCGGTCATCGGCGTCGTGCTGATGGTCGCGATCACAGTGTTGCTGGCCGCGACGGCAGCGACATTCTTCCTCGGTATCGGGCAGGACAACAGCAACAGTACGCCACAGGTAGCGACGAGTTTCGACTACGATCAGGACACCAATGCAGCCGGCCACCGTGCCGATAGGCTGAAGGTCAGCCACGACAGCGGCGATACGATCACAGCGAAGAACCTCGACATCGTGGTCTCGGATGCAGCCAAGTACGATACCGGAAAGGCCACCTGGACGGACCTGAACAACAGGTTCCAGTGGAACGACTTCGACGGAGTCGACAGCGACGACCAGATTTCCGGGGGCGACAGCGTGACGCTGAACGCCACCGACAAACCGCTAGACCACTCGAATATCAAGGGGCTCAACCTCGACGGCGCGACGGTCAAACTCGTCTGGGACGATCCGGGTAGCAGTTCGACGTTCACACTGAACACCTGGCAGGACTGA
- a CDS encoding AMP-binding protein, with amino-acid sequence MSDATELPEKPWFAEYEQFGVPESLEPYPDQPVHQFLYDSADEHPEQGLVQLGQMYTYPELVEQVDRLATALRDRGVEKGSRVATVLPTSIQFVVAENAISRAGGVHIPNDFLDAEEDLIYRLEQGQPEVLIGQDKHRDLIESLQEELDLDDVILTTVDDYSEDPPEDHEAVEGVEWLTDVIESTEPNPPEVEFDVEEDVHTLLFTGGTTGLPKGCQLTHRNLVANALQANAAQSRMADMMRGDEGAVMALPMYHAYGYSVQHSLIELGLEILMVPDARDTEMMVDLIEEREPLIMMGVPTQFMEIVNEDLDQDVVGLSGSAPLATETKEQFEEKSKGVSQGYGLSEMSPVTHFNTRGLQDMLLGEDTREEGFDMPTIGVPVPDTEVKLVDVDSGEEIPLQKAIDEELEGEMLLNGPQRMKGYLDESKDPFDDEGFVATGDVAKIDAKGRFYIVDRVKNMINVSGLKVYSEEVDEVLFSHPGVHRPATIGAPDPDRPGSEVVIVYVQEDPDYDGDLTEEDVRDHLAGKVPKQAMPEEVHVVDEIPLTDVGKTDKQTLKGRHE; translated from the coding sequence ATGTCAGACGCAACCGAGCTACCCGAGAAACCGTGGTTCGCCGAGTACGAGCAGTTCGGCGTGCCGGAGTCGCTCGAACCGTATCCCGACCAGCCGGTTCACCAGTTCCTCTACGATTCGGCAGACGAGCACCCCGAACAGGGACTCGTCCAGCTGGGGCAGATGTACACGTATCCGGAACTGGTCGAGCAGGTCGACCGGCTGGCGACGGCGCTTCGCGACCGGGGGGTCGAGAAGGGGAGTCGCGTCGCGACGGTGTTGCCGACCTCGATCCAGTTCGTCGTCGCTGAGAACGCCATCTCCCGGGCCGGTGGGGTCCACATCCCGAACGACTTCCTCGACGCCGAGGAGGACCTGATCTACCGGCTCGAACAGGGCCAGCCCGAGGTCCTCATCGGACAGGACAAACACCGTGATCTCATCGAGAGCCTCCAGGAGGAACTGGACCTCGACGACGTCATCCTTACCACCGTCGACGATTACAGCGAGGACCCCCCCGAGGACCACGAGGCCGTCGAGGGCGTCGAGTGGCTCACCGACGTGATCGAGTCCACCGAGCCGAACCCGCCCGAAGTCGAGTTCGACGTGGAAGAGGACGTGCACACGCTCCTCTTTACGGGTGGGACGACCGGCCTACCGAAGGGCTGTCAGCTCACCCACCGGAATCTGGTGGCCAACGCCCTGCAGGCAAACGCCGCCCAGTCGCGGATGGCGGACATGATGCGGGGCGACGAGGGGGCAGTGATGGCGCTGCCGATGTACCACGCCTACGGCTACTCGGTCCAGCACTCGCTGATCGAACTCGGCCTGGAGATCCTGATGGTGCCCGACGCCCGGGACACGGAGATGATGGTCGATCTGATCGAGGAGCGCGAGCCCCTGATCATGATGGGCGTCCCGACGCAGTTCATGGAGATCGTCAACGAGGACCTCGATCAGGACGTCGTCGGCCTCTCCGGGTCCGCGCCGCTTGCCACCGAGACCAAAGAGCAGTTCGAGGAGAAATCGAAGGGCGTCTCCCAGGGCTACGGCCTCTCGGAGATGTCCCCGGTCACCCACTTCAACACCCGCGGCCTGCAGGACATGCTGCTGGGCGAGGACACTCGCGAGGAGGGCTTCGACATGCCGACAATCGGCGTGCCGGTCCCGGACACGGAGGTCAAACTCGTCGACGTGGACTCCGGCGAGGAGATTCCCCTCCAGAAGGCCATCGACGAGGAACTCGAAGGCGAGATGTTGCTGAACGGCCCCCAGCGGATGAAGGGCTACCTCGACGAGAGCAAGGACCCGTTCGACGACGAGGGGTTCGTCGCGACCGGTGACGTGGCGAAGATCGACGCCAAGGGTCGCTTCTACATCGTCGACCGCGTGAAGAACATGATCAACGTCTCGGGGCTGAAGGTCTACTCCGAGGAGGTAGACGAGGTCCTGTTCTCCCACCCCGGCGTCCACCGCCCGGCGACCATCGGCGCGCCGGACCCGGACCGCCCCGGCAGCGAGGTCGTCATCGTCTACGTCCAGGAGGACCCCGACTACGACGGTGATCTCACCGAGGAAGACGTTCGTGACCACCTCGCGGGCAAGGTTCCGAAGCAGGCCATGCCCGAGGAGGTTCACGTCGTCGACGAGATTCCGCTGACCGACGTGGGCAAGACCGACAAACAGACGCTCAAAGGTCGCCACGAGTGA
- a CDS encoding RNA-guided endonuclease TnpB family protein, whose product MKRTNTFAVRPLSNEEEQVLRDLLDASAALWNEVNYQRLMRYNDEDGFKGDVWDADTGRLEGKYKGVLGASTAQQVIGKNTEAWGSFFTLKDQYHDESNTSVTEHPEPPGFRGNEDDGRVLKGVIRKDAYTVEWGERSRLEIVVGEQLRDRHNSPKSRLRLEVVGDPNWPDYEDQSRLELWYDETDSTFRASQPVTITDARDTPLASETAALDIGANNLVACTTTTGEQYLYGGRELFQRFHKTTREIARLQSKLEDGRYSSNRIRQLYRKRTRRRDHAQKALCRDLLDRLYTEGVDTVYIGGLTDVLDTHWSVETNAKTHNFWAFKQFTERLACTAEEYGISVEVRSEAWTSQECPQCGGIDRTTRHQDTLTCPCGFEGHADLTASETFLKRHSEKTVRPMARPVRFEWDDHNWSELPRSHRPKEQRTDPSTVHYNGNVASGES is encoded by the coding sequence ATGAAGCGTACCAACACGTTTGCCGTGCGACCGCTCTCCAACGAAGAGGAGCAAGTGCTACGGGACCTGTTGGACGCTTCCGCCGCTCTCTGGAACGAAGTCAATTACCAGCGCCTCATGCGGTACAACGACGAAGACGGCTTCAAGGGTGACGTGTGGGACGCCGATACAGGCCGACTCGAAGGTAAGTACAAAGGCGTTCTCGGTGCGTCCACCGCCCAACAAGTAATTGGGAAAAACACCGAAGCGTGGGGGTCGTTTTTCACGCTCAAAGACCAGTATCACGACGAGTCAAACACGTCGGTCACGGAACACCCCGAACCACCGGGATTCCGTGGGAACGAAGACGACGGACGTGTTCTCAAAGGCGTCATTCGCAAAGATGCGTACACTGTCGAATGGGGTGAACGGTCCCGACTTGAGATAGTCGTCGGAGAACAACTCCGAGACAGGCACAACAGCCCGAAAAGCCGTCTCCGGCTGGAAGTCGTTGGCGACCCGAACTGGCCTGACTACGAAGACCAGAGCCGGTTGGAATTATGGTACGACGAGACTGACAGCACCTTCCGAGCTTCGCAACCCGTGACTATTACTGATGCACGGGACACTCCACTGGCCTCAGAGACGGCCGCTCTGGACATTGGTGCAAACAATCTCGTCGCCTGTACCACCACGACCGGCGAGCAATATCTGTACGGGGGCCGCGAGTTGTTCCAGCGATTCCACAAGACAACGCGAGAAATCGCCCGGTTACAGTCGAAACTCGAAGACGGCCGATACAGTAGTAATCGTATCCGGCAGTTGTACCGCAAGCGGACACGCCGCCGCGACCACGCACAAAAAGCACTGTGTCGTGACCTGCTGGACCGACTGTACACCGAAGGTGTCGATACCGTGTATATCGGTGGTCTGACCGACGTGCTGGATACACACTGGTCGGTCGAAACCAACGCCAAGACCCACAACTTCTGGGCGTTCAAGCAATTCACCGAACGACTGGCGTGTACCGCCGAGGAATACGGTATCTCCGTCGAGGTCCGGTCAGAGGCGTGGACGAGCCAAGAGTGCCCGCAGTGTGGCGGCATAGACCGAACGACACGGCATCAGGACACGCTTACCTGTCCGTGTGGGTTCGAAGGGCACGCCGACCTCACAGCGTCAGAAACGTTCCTGAAGCGGCATTCAGAGAAGACAGTCAGGCCGATGGCACGGCCCGTGCGGTTCGAGTGGGACGACCACAACTGGTCGGAGTTACCACGCTCTCACCGTCCCAAAGAACAGCGCACAGACCCGAGTACCGTCCACTACAACGGGAATGTTGCCTCCGGGGAGTCGTAG
- a CDS encoding 2Fe-2S iron-sulfur cluster-binding protein, whose product MTDYTVEFAGTGEQITVSETETILRRCIEEGIAQEYSCRVGMCLACSAKVVEGEVTQPAAHGLTDAEREEYALTCMARPQSDLVLDRGKYPPSIEADAEETAGAAADD is encoded by the coding sequence ATGACCGACTACACCGTCGAATTCGCGGGGACGGGGGAACAGATCACGGTCTCGGAGACGGAGACGATCCTCCGCCGGTGCATCGAGGAGGGGATCGCCCAGGAGTACTCCTGTCGGGTCGGGATGTGTCTTGCCTGCTCGGCGAAGGTCGTCGAGGGCGAAGTCACCCAGCCCGCGGCGCACGGACTCACCGATGCCGAGCGCGAGGAGTACGCGCTGACCTGTATGGCGCGGCCGCAATCCGACCTCGTGCTGGATCGCGGGAAGTACCCGCCCAGTATCGAGGCCGACGCCGAGGAGACGGCTGGGGCGGCTGCCGACGATTGA